From the Schistocerca nitens isolate TAMUIC-IGC-003100 chromosome 10, iqSchNite1.1, whole genome shotgun sequence genome, the window GCAGCTCTCTGTGCCGATCTATACTGTGTGATCCTCTTCGCCCCTGCAGAGCTTCTGCAGCCTACAACCTGCTTAATTACTGTATTTGTGACTATGTTTTCCTCTACcacttttacccccacacttcacTCCACTACCGAATTGACAATTCCTTGAAGCCTCTCAACCTCTCTCTTCCTTTTGTCAAGTTGTGTAATAAATTTATATTTCCTCCAATCTGATTCAGTAACTCGtcattagttactcgaactacccaTATAATGTTCTGTATTATTTTgcagtgccacatttcaaaagcctctattctcttcttgcgttATCATCTTACTGTACACATTTTACTTCCACGTGAGATTACTGTCCGTACCATTACTTTTGGAAAGGACTTCTGAACACTTGAATTAATATtagatgcatttttttttctttttttccgtaaATACTTTTCTTGTTGTCAACCTGCATTTTACAAGGTGGCcataattatgtatattatgtttCAAAGGCTGTGGTAAAGAAAAGTAGCAACACAACTTGAACATAAGCACATTACTGTCATACCTTTCCTTACAAGAACTTTAATACCTCTTCTCCTTGGCACAGTTCACCAACGCACCATCCAAATCAATATGTGCCAGGAGATGAAGAGCAACATCACGACAAGCAGCTTGACAGACCAGAACTGGTGTCCCGTGTAACTCCTCTGTGAATATCTCCCCATAATTTGGCCAAATTGTGTATGTGACAATGATACACTTTGTCCTTTAAAACACCCCATACATACCAGTTCGTTGGTGTCAAATTAAGAGATAGAGCTGACCACTCCACAGACCACATTGACCAATCTGGTGGCTTGGCAATGCTGCGTCCTGCCACTCTCACTCTGATATGGCATAGTGTGGTGGTGCTCATCTTGCTGCCATTAATGTTGTTGTGCACACAATAAAGACTGCATACTGTCTGTAAGCATTTTACAGTAACTATCTACAGTCTCAATATGCATAGTTTGAGATCTACCCACTCCCCTCGGTTATAAAACACTACCAGTAGTGTCAATTTATTGTATAACCTTGTGATTGTTAACATAGAGGGGTCAGTCCCTCCAAACTAAACAGCCATCTTCCATCCCATTTCTGCGTAATCCTTTGTTGCACAATATAAACCCACACACTGTTCAAGAGACAGCTGTTCCACCATGCTGCCTGACATGCACTAATGTTTCAAAGTCCAGCGACCATTATCCCTCAGTCAGGTCACATAGTGTTGCCACATCAAAATGGTTTGTCCAGAATTACAAATACTAAAGTCTGTCAAACATCATATACATAGTTATGGACCATCCTATATATCCTGTCCACATCAGCCATCAttcattattttgctgcccaaatagtgaaactcatcAATTTTTagagtcttatttcctaatctaataccctcagtatcatctagtttaatttgaccacattcaaTTATCCTAATCTTATAACTTCTCTTTGAGACCCTGACACTATAAATTCCATTCGACATTTCATTCAAGTCCTTGCAGTTCCAGACAGAATTACACTCTCATTGgcaaactgcaaacatttttttcctcctcctccttcttcttcttcttcttcttggcctTCAATTCCTTATCCAAATTTctcttgtttgctttactgcttgctcaatattgagATTTAAAAACATCACGTATAGCCTACATACAAGCCAGTCTCAATCAGCACTTCTGTTTCATTTCCTTTGACTTTCCTAATTGCAGGCTGCTTTCTGCCcagattgtaaataacctttcactccctgtattttatccttggtaCCTTCAAAAGTTCAAAGACTGTAGTTCAGCCAACACTTCCAGTACccttctctaaatctgcaaatgcaatAAATGTTGGTTTACTTTTATTGAATCTATCTTCCtacttgtagggtcagtattgccttgcatgttcttgGAATTGTTTCGAATTCAAACTGATGTTCCacaaggtcagtttctaccagtttttctatgcttctataaataattcgtgtcaatattttgcaaccacagCTTGTTAAATGGAAAGTTCAGTAATACTCATGCTGCCACAACTgccttcttttggattggaattattacattcttttcccAACTCATGTccatttacttcctcttccttttctataatattgccttcaagtttaaTTCTCTTGTATAGCgcctctatatatttcttccaccattcagcttttccttctttgctcagCACtggcttgcttagccattttgcagttcctctcaatctcatttttaggggacttttttctgttttgtttgcagcatttttatattttgtccttttgtcaattaatttcaatatttcctgCGTtgttcaaggatttctattaggcctcaaagctacccactcatctatattatttctttaccTTGTTTCCATGGATTGTTGCCTAATGTACCCTCTGAAACTCCAATTTGGATttgcacttcataaccaataaattatggtccaaATCCTAATCTGCCCCCAGAAATGTTTTGCATTTTAAAATTTGGCTTCAAAttttgtcttaccattttataacctATGTCACACCTTCCGGTGTTTCCAGGtcccttccaggtatacaaccctctTCCCCAATGCAAACGGACTGttagaaatgattaaattacaTTCTGTGCATAATTCCACCAGGCAGAAACCCTTCACTCCTTTCCCCCTATCCATGTTCTCCTAATGTTTTTCCTTCTGTTTGTTTTCCTAAGGCACAACTTTTTCTCTCTAgtgtaactatctgaataatttcttttatcttaacaAACACAGTTCCTATCAACAAACACAGTTTCAATCTCTTCAGTAGCAGAGCTAGAAGGCATATAAACCTGTAATACTGGGGTGGGTGCTGGCATCGTGTCTACCTtgactacaataatgtgttcactatgctgttcatagaaagttacctgcattcctattcacTAATTATTACATCTAGTCCTGAATTATCCCTTATTCTTCCTGCTACTGacttcattaattttcactatATCTTCAACGTATCCATTTTCCTTTATAAGTTCTGTAATCTTCCTATCTGATtaaaggatctaacattccacacactGACCTGCAGCATGTCAATATCGTTTTCCTGatgacctcttgagtagtccctggcagaaaatccaaatggGAGATTATTTTACCCCCGAAATATTTTACCTAAAACGATGCCATGATCATCAAGTCCTACAATAGAGTTGTATGACCCCCAAGAAAAAAATAATAGCTATAATCTACCTATGCTTTCAGCCATCCACAGTACCCACAAAGTGAGGCTGTTGTTACAAAGCCACACCCAGACTATTGCTCATAGAGCTACTGATACATTGGTGCCCTCCTTAACAAACTACTGGTTAGTTTGTCCTCTTCACAGCTACTCCTCTGTTGTCGTTGGAGTTGATGCACCTTCGAGGCACGTAGGCCACTCTACATCAGGAATGTCCGCAGTTCAGGGCACAGCGTGCTCACACAATATGAAGCGCATAAAACAATACTGGCACTCTACCATTACCTTCTGCACAGTATTTCAAGGTATACAGACATAAACGCAGATGGCGTCTGTGAGACACCTTCCAATTTCAGCCAATTCTCTAACTTGCTGCCAAAGGTCAGAGaaaagaaggggagagagagaataCAGTTCTCTGTTAAATATTTATGGTTGGTGTATGACAGACTAGCAGGAGAGACAATGCAAACACCAGTCACTGCTATTAAATGTGGCTAACAGAATCAGCAGagatggcggcggcggcgacagcagcagcagcagcagcagcagcagcagcagcagcagaagaagaagaagaagaagaagaaaaaaatgaaaaacaaacctTGGCTGTCAGGAGTTGTCGCAGGCACTTTCACTTGTTGAGCCTTTGGTTCCTCAGCTTTGTTGGCCAAAGGCTGTGTAGCTTTGGTTTCGGGCTGTCCAACAACAGCCGGAGCAGAGCTCGGCTGTGGTGCCGGCAGAGGTGACTGCTGACGATCCTGCTGTAGTACTGCCGGAGGTGGCGGTCGCTCCGGTTTCTTTTTCGCCCCTTCGGCTGGACGCGGTTCCTCGtgcctcgtctcctcctgcacgtcGGCTTTCGCAGTAGTGTGGACACTGGCCTCCACCTCCGGTTCTGCCACATCAGCGGACTCCACCCGGAGCTGCTCCACACCTCGAGCCGACGCATTCTGCCCTTTCTTTCTCCGACCGTGCCTCCCTCCACCTCTCTGCTGGCCCTCCGGTTTTTTAATATCCGACTTTCCTCCTTTCTTCGAATAACTGTCATTTTCTGTGCAAATCTGCCCATTTTCCTCCAACTTCTGCTCTGAAACTATGTCTCTTTCACGAGGAGACTTCTGGTGTGTCAGCTCTTCCCGCACATCTGCACTGTTCCTCTGAAGAACTGTTTCCATTTCTGAAGGAATTTTGTCGAGAGTGTGTTTCGATTCCCGAGAGGCAGAAGGCGTGATTCGTGGGTGGTCGTACGTAGCTTTCCGTACTGGGGAGGTCTCTCGCAAGGCACTATCGTCATCGTGTTCCTCGACCGATGCCCCACCTCTGAGAGAAACGTCCTCAGATGGCGTGCCGACTGAAGAAGCGAACTTTGCGGCACCCGGACGGTCGTCTCGCACCGTTTCCCTCTCCCGGACAGGTGGAGCTGGAGCTGTGGGCTCGGGTGTACCTTCTCGACCTGTGACCCGTCCGTCTGACATGGCCCGAGACACAGGAGCTTGCAAGTTGCCAGAGCCTCGAGACACTGTCACAGGTGCAGTTTCTTTTGCCGGTGTGCTCTCCCTGCTCTGAAATGGAGACTTCATATTCCCAGATGCATACGAAGGTGGTGGCGCTCTCTCGAAATGGAACTCTGGTGACACTGCACACCGGCCACTGTCTCGGGGAGGTGTATGCATTCTGTCGGGTGTCTGTGAGTGCAGGTTTTCAGCTGCACCGAATGAGGACGGTGGTGGCTTTCCGACAACTGTCGCAGGTGCAACTTCTTTTGCCGGCGTGCTCTCCCTGCTGTGAAATGGAGACTTCAGATTCCCTGAGGTGTACGAAGGTGGTGGTGCTCTCTCAAAATGGAACTCTGGTGATGTCACATCCCGGCCACTGTCTCGGAGAGGCGTACGCTCTCTGTCGGGTGTCTGTGAGTGCAAGTTTTCAGCAGCACCAAGTGAGGATGGTGGTGGCTTTCCAAAGTGAAAATCTTGCACAGGCCCTTCGGGAACACGTGCAGTGGGTACCCTACCCTCCCTGCTGTGGTCATTTGGTCTCGCATTGCTGCTGGCAGGATGTGGCGAGAGTATAAGTTCTGCAGGTGTTCTCTCTGGGGACTCTTCTACTGAAAATATAGGTTTGCTCGTGTTTGTACTCAGTTCTACAGTCTGTTCATTTACCTGATCCACAACACTGTACTTCTCCGCCTGATCAATCTTGAACAAGTCAGTGGCAGCTACCTTTGGTTTTGGTTTGGACTTACTCAATTTCTCATATGCTCTGTAATTTTCCTTTGCACATCTGTCCATCCTTTGGATCTCATCCtcctaagaaaaaaagaaaaaccagttAATATACATTAAAATAACAGCAGTGGCACAACAACACACTAAACAGGGACAGAACACATAGCATATGTGTATACTTAGTCAGGAAAGAACTTTTGTATTGAATAAGATGAGTCTCACAAGACAATGTTTTAATTTAAGATTACAGAATGTGAGGTTTATACATCTAAAAAACTTTAACGTCCTGAATGCCGATAACATCTATTCTGGGTCAGAAATATCCTTTCAAATGCAGAAATTCGCACTAGAGTACAATACTACAGTACATtatgtgaagaaaaagaaaaaaaacaagcttTCAGTCTTTGGACACTCGAGATTAATTTTATGGTGAAGATCGCAGCATCCAAATTCTGCAAAAGAAAAGCTTTTCAATCCAATTGCAGGATGTGTGGGGCCGGCTGACAAATGACTACCATGCACATATTGTTTTTTGGAGGGTCAAGAAAGTTATTCTTTGAAAATACATTTGCTGCAAACTCAATTTAAAATCACTACAAAATACAAATGAGTATTTCAAGACATCACTTTTTCATAGCAAAATTCTATGTTAAACCCTGCCTGGGGTTTAGTTCAGTGGTGAAAGCACAAAATTAGACTTTTACATTTTGAAAATGTCAAAATTTGTGGATAGATCAACTGCAAAATCAACTGAGAGTAAGTTTCCATTACCACCTGTGGTACTTTTCTAATGAAATTATTATCATAGCACTTTTTGACAATGAAGTTCATGGCCAAATAAAAATAAGAATGGTTTCCAACTTAGTATGTGAAAAATCCTTTGATCATGGAAAGGGGTATATTCTACCTAAGAATGACATATAAAACACTTTGTACAGCAAGGCACTATTGTTTTTAAGAACTAAAATACCATACCATAATTACCAATTATTAACAATTAACTCCAACCTTATGTAAATAAAACTCACCAGTTTTATTTTTGATTTGAGGAAATTTtgcaatgaaacacacacacacacacacacacacacaaccacagagagagagagagagagagagagagagagagagagagagagcctcttTCACCCTACGAGACTGACAACTGCTGTCCGCAAGAAAGTGTTTCTTTGCAGAGAAAAAGTGCAACCTAGCTGGAAACTAAAAGAAAAGTTTAATTTCTAAGACTGCGGAAAGAATTATAAAACTGGTGCAATATTTTCCCAGATGCATCATGCTGAGAGCAAGCAAAAAACGTTTCTTCTGTATTGCGTGGGGGAAAGGGCGGAGAGGGAGGAACAGagacagtggaagagagagcacagaAAGCTCTACCCAAATTATAAAGTAGTTTTATAAAATAACTATTTAGTATACatacattttgttctttatttagacGCTAGTCTCAAATGTTACAAGCCTCATTACCAAGAGTGGATGCTGAACTGAACAAACTTTTGTTATAATACCTTAAAAACGGAGGAGATAGTGTACAAAAACAATTACTTGAAACTGGAAACATCCAAACCAGTTTTGTATTTTATGTTCATTccgaaaagagatatattattacaatgatttttattGATTATTTAGCTGTTTCTTTCAATCATTAGAATTTAGATGCCATTTTACAGCAGGGGAGTTATGCGAATTTCCATGCAAAACTTTGAAAACAGTTTGGCCCATGTTTCTATCATCATAGGCAGCTCAAATTTCATACTGAAatatgcttttgttgttgttgtcatcatggTCTTCAATCTGAAGATTGGTTTAATGTTGCTCTCACACTACTCTATCCCGTGAAAGCCTCTTCTCTTCAtagtaactactgcaactacaattccccccccccccctcctcctcgctCATTTCCCTCCaattctgctcagtacctcctgattagttatgtaatctacccatccaatttccaatattcttctgtagcaccacatcaccaaagcttctcttctcttctcatcTGATATGtacattgcccatgtttcacttctatagaaGGCTACACTCCTAACAAAtgcctagcacttaaatctatacttgatgttaacataaaatattttaatgttatgcACTGTATAGTGTGTAAAAAGGTGACTGGGTAACTTACTCTCTCACTCTTTTTGAGCCATCGAACCTCCTTGCAATACAAGATTTTCttccacaaaacattaaaaattacttctGTCTCTGGGACTGCATTGCTATGCTGTTATCCCAATATTTCACGTGTGGCAATGTTTTTAACAGAAAGCAACACAACTTTTTTCTTGGGACTCTTCCAGTGTTCAGAGAGTGAAATGAGTTTAAAAGGACAATAAAACTCGAGGAACAGAGCCTGCATCTAAATGTATGAGTCAAAAGGCAGAAGCCTACACAAAGCAGCAGGTCTTGGAATGTAAACAGAGATTATATACAAGGACAAAAATGTCAATTAACCATAGCAGCAGatctaaaatttttcatttttaaataaactgcTTTTGAAGAACGAGTAATtcttatttgtaaaatttgcattgctttgaaacaCTGAGTTGTTATAATAAATGCAAAATGTTGCTTTAATAACAATtccaacagaaacgagcaacacaaggcataagaactggtacagaaTTGCTGAAAAAATAATGTGGCATGTTAGCTGGTACtcgtgtacatgcagtgtgcaagacttgtccAATCTGGTCTACATTGTAGTTTCTCACTGCCATTGTTGGATGTcaattgtattacagaatggcatcaTTCTTAGTCTGGAAGTTTTTACAGAAGTGtggtatcaatgaagtacaatgctccatttgcttaaaatgattaaaaacgggaggagccaGAACAAACTTGTTACATATTACAAGTAGGAACTTAAAGCTTAATGGTTCATTTATAGTTTCCAATGAAAATAGAAAGTagttgatctgctgcctgtgtctaaaTAACATGCgtttatctgcttgtagctcttgaaaacaaacaaattaacatcgaaaataaagttctTCAACTTCAGTTTTCATTCTTTAGCACTGAATATTCATAACATCCAAATAGCGGTAcaatccccgattacaacatgaatTTTAAGCAGTGTTTCAATAAATTAGAAtctgtaggagaatactggtgatttggTGTAGTAGTTAACTACTTATCACTTTTTCACAAAAGCAACAAACAGCAgacagactaagttttcttttatttgcctatttaatttaatattttgattctttgCATACTATAACTGAGGGAATCAAAATTTTTCAGactttgttcgatttctatgtttattgCATGATATaatagggaaaaaaaaaacaaaaattcgttATTTCAGAAGCCGGTTCTTTTGAGTGGTTATAATAGTCTGGTCCAACTggtattgaaaaaataaataaataaataaataatgatataACCGGAAACAGGTTGTTTCAACGATAACCACCATCCCTATCTGGGCTGAGGGATGGACTGAAAAAACTGGCACTGACTGACAAAGACAAGCTATCCTCAGAAAATCTACTTACAAGAACCAGTTCCAAGAGAGAGATATATTGCTTGTGTAAGAATTGTGAAAAGCAGATTGTTCTAATTAAAGTGCAACCTGAGCTCATTCAGCAATAATTTCTGCTGCACTCTACACAAAAATAGAATGGAAACAAGCCCTAACAAATGGCACAATGAGACGTCCCATCTGCCACTGTGGTCTGCAAAGTATTGATGTAAATGTAATATCTATCTTTTGAAATAAATCTTTTGAAATAAATGCCATTATTCAAATTGTGTGTTCTAATATCAACCATGTTTTCTGCGAAGTGTGGCACATGGGCCAGAAAAAGATGAGACTTAGACAAATGGGGACACTAAAGGACCTCAGGTGACTATATATTCTCAATGAAAATACACAGTGGCGAGTATCTGGGCGTGTACAGGTGCACTTTCTTCAGCTCATCTACAACTGGAAAAGAGGTGAAAGGACATAAAAGCTGAAGTTTCCACAAAGTGAGTTGTTCCTACAAATGGTATGGACAGATAGAGTACAGAGGCAGCAGACAACTCTACACAAAGGGTCTCTCAAAAACTATATGCTCCAAAATGAAGTTACAAGAGAGGTCTGAAAAGTTCTCTGCCTGACAGTGAAAATGACAGTTTATGCtttcaaagaaattttatttttcaacaatCTTCTCTAATATCAATACATTTCATCCAGTGGTGTTCTAGTGCCATTATCCACTCTCTGCAATGTTCCTCTGGAAGTGCTGTAAAGTACCTATCTAGAATGAAAGGTGCTGAATGTCCGAGCACTTCATAATGCTAATTTGTTAATTTCCTCAGTGCCATGACACTTTTGTAGGCAGGTGCATTGTtccaatttttcttctttaagcCAGAACCGTTTCTGCAAATGCTTACATCCAGTTTCATTAGAAGTTGAGATTACTATTCTCCAGTTACGGTTTTACCTTTTTTGAGACAGTCAACCAACAAAAATTCCTTCCGCATCCCAAAACACAGATGCCTGATCTTTCCCACCGATGGCACCGTCCTTGGCTTCTTTGAAACTGAAGAGCCTGCTTCCATCCACTGCACAGACTACTGTTTGGATTCGGGAGTAGTGGAGAATTCATGTTTCACCCAATGTCAAGCACTGGCACAAAAAGTAACTAATGTTTTCTT encodes:
- the LOC126210266 gene encoding cell surface glycoprotein 1-like isoform X2, with amino-acid sequence MEKREQRARRDRRRDSKRNTFQNDQGKETVKPQQSSVEEKKIDAQNVEVSNKKNTSEEKGKTIEDDPLRFANLKRETDEIAALKAKKPLKRQIFSNWSKYEEPLPSQDESRAVDFETLLHAPQSGGFRFKSEQQWDTGSYGRFGEIFTPDAELLAGGLTSLPFYKRLNVDKTLFSEDEIQRMDRCAKENYRAYEKLSKSKPKPKVAATDLFKIDQAEKYSVVDQVNEQTVELSTNTSKPIFSVEESPERTPAELILSPHPASSNARPNDHSREGRVPTARVPEGPVQDFHFGKPPPSSLGAAENLHSQTPDRERTPLRDSGRDVTSPEFHFERAPPPSYTSGNLKSPFHSRESTPAKEVAPATVVGKPPPSSFGAAENLHSQTPDRMHTPPRDSGRCAVSPEFHFERAPPPSYASGNMKSPFQSRESTPAKETAPVTVSRGSGNLQAPVSRAMSDGRVTGREGTPEPTAPAPPVRERETVRDDRPGAAKFASSVGTPSEDVSLRGGASVEEHDDDSALRETSPVRKATYDHPRITPSASRESKHTLDKIPSEMETVLQRNSADVREELTHQKSPRERDIVSEQKLEENGQICTENDSYSKKGGKSDIKKPEGQQRGGGRHGRRKKGQNASARGVEQLRVESADVAEPEVEASVHTTAKADVQEETRHEEPRPAEGAKKKPERPPPPAVLQQDRQQSPLPAPQPSSAPAVVGQPETKATQPLANKAEEPKAQQVKVPATTPDSQEPPQIKTAASTKVEPILKERNTAGRVDDSGLNFLMSLRGQKVGGVSEVEAAKLAAGATVSRSAIEEDEKESQKPKPPPVIAAEKKEDLEDWLDSMLDD
- the LOC126210266 gene encoding cell surface glycoprotein 1-like isoform X1, with translation MEKREQRARRDRRRDSKRNTFQNDQGKETVKPQQSSVEEKKIDAQNVEVSNKKNTSEEKGKTIEDDPLRFANLKRETDEIAALKAKKPLKRQIFSNWSKYEEPLPSQDESRAVDFETLLHAPQSGGFRFKSEQQWDTGSYGRFGEIFTPDAELLAGGLTSLPFYKRLNVDKTLFSEDEIQRMDRCAKENYRAYEKLSKSKPKPKVAATDLFKIDQAEKYSVVDQVNEQTVELSTNTSKPIFSVEESPERTPAELILSPHPASSNARPNDHSREGRVPTARVPEGPVQDFHFGKPPPSSLGAAENLHSQTPDRERTPLRDSGRDVTSPEFHFERAPPPSYTSGNLKSPFHSRESTPAKEVAPATVVGKPPPSSFGAAENLHSQTPDRMHTPPRDSGRCAVSPEFHFERAPPPSYASGNMKSPFQSRESTPAKETAPVTVSRGSGNLQAPVSRAMSDGRVTGREGTPEPTAPAPPVRERETVRDDRPGAAKFASSVGTPSEDVSLRGGASVEEHDDDSALRETSPVRKATYDHPRITPSASRESKHTLDKIPSEMETVLQRNSADVREELTHQKSPRERDIVSEQKLEENGQICTENDSYSKKGGKSDIKKPEGQQRGGGRHGRRKKGQNASARGVEQLRVESADVAEPEVEASVHTTAKADVQEETRHEEPRPAEGAKKKPERPPPPAVLQQDRQQSPLPAPQPSSAPAVVGQPETKATQPLANKAEEPKAQQVKVPATTPDSQAEPPQIKTAASTKVEPILKERNTAGRVDDSGLNFLMSLRGQKVGGVSEVEAAKLAAGATVSRSAIEEDEKESQKPKPPPVIAAEKKEDLEDWLDSMLDD